A DNA window from Amycolatopsis sp. DSM 110486 contains the following coding sequences:
- a CDS encoding sensor histidine kinase, giving the protein MTAQATEDQDGRPPRTSSFLVTLLKRGTPALATATTGLTDEIADPTPLRAFKRISRMAGAVDARYNDGLLLRAARYVVLVPLAYRIVAVPGAFGAFVSAHGSTGVVPVALVALCSMAMSAFGIYWMLRSSPFRSDLAARLLVADLIITVAFQLVIGLTEPTSVFHDALGVADKHLLGDIALLTLAIGIPSGLALAALSLPVRLLSDFLNSGSANFAQAWSLYPTMFGVLFTGIGALILLGLGTRLALAYGIRNGRLAERAQQHRMLHDTVLQTLEAISLGGTGESADRLVEVQRLARAQAMELRQTIETAAAQREEEASRPLGEKLAALAAEMARDGLRAQLVIAELDEDTLSEVRQIALRDAVRESLRNTMKHSGTDKVVVRVEERDGGIAVITRDHGQGFSPDARPAGFGISQSINARLGEVGGTALVESTPGSGTRVTLWVPF; this is encoded by the coding sequence ATGACGGCGCAGGCAACTGAGGACCAGGACGGCCGGCCGCCCCGCACGTCGAGCTTCCTCGTCACCCTGTTGAAACGCGGCACGCCCGCGCTCGCGACGGCGACGACCGGGCTCACCGACGAGATCGCCGACCCGACGCCGCTGCGGGCGTTCAAGCGGATCTCGCGCATGGCGGGCGCGGTGGACGCCAGGTACAACGACGGGCTGCTGCTGCGCGCGGCGCGGTACGTGGTGCTGGTGCCGCTGGCCTACCGGATCGTCGCGGTGCCGGGCGCGTTCGGCGCGTTCGTGTCGGCGCACGGTTCGACCGGCGTGGTGCCCGTGGCGCTGGTGGCGTTGTGCTCGATGGCGATGAGCGCGTTCGGGATCTACTGGATGCTGCGCTCGTCGCCCTTCCGCTCCGACCTCGCGGCGCGGCTGCTGGTGGCGGACCTGATCATCACGGTGGCGTTTCAGCTGGTCATCGGCCTGACCGAGCCCACGTCGGTGTTCCACGACGCGCTCGGGGTCGCGGACAAACACCTGCTGGGTGACATCGCTTTGCTGACGCTGGCGATCGGCATCCCGTCGGGGCTGGCGCTGGCGGCGCTGAGCCTGCCCGTGCGGCTGCTGTCCGATTTCCTCAACAGCGGCTCGGCGAACTTCGCGCAGGCCTGGTCGCTGTACCCGACGATGTTCGGAGTGCTGTTCACCGGCATCGGCGCGCTGATCCTGCTCGGCCTCGGCACGCGGCTCGCGCTGGCCTACGGCATCCGAAACGGACGGCTCGCCGAACGCGCGCAGCAGCACCGGATGCTCCACGACACCGTGCTGCAGACGCTGGAGGCCATCTCACTCGGCGGCACCGGCGAGTCGGCCGACCGGCTCGTGGAGGTGCAGCGGCTCGCCCGCGCCCAGGCGATGGAGCTGCGGCAGACGATCGAGACGGCGGCGGCGCAGCGCGAGGAAGAAGCGTCGCGGCCCCTGGGCGAGAAGCTCGCGGCGCTGGCAGCGGAAATGGCGCGCGACGGCCTGCGCGCGCAGCTGGTGATCGCGGAGCTCGACGAGGACACGCTGTCGGAAGTGCGCCAGATCGCGCTGCGCGACGCCGTGCGCGAGTCGCTGCGCAACACGATGAAGCACTCCGGCACGGACAAGGTCGTGGTGCGCGTGGAGGAACGCGACGGCGGAATCGCGGTGATCACGCGCGACCACGGGCAGGGCTTCAGTCCTGATGCGCGGCCCGCGGGGTTCGGCATCAGCCAGTCGATCAACGCGCGCCTCGGCGAGGTCGGCGGCACGGCCCTGGTGGAGTCGACGCCCGGCAGCGGCACGCGGGTGACGTTGTGGGTGCCGTTCTGA
- a CDS encoding CCA tRNA nucleotidyltransferase: MNNLVAQQNAVTELMRVSPLADELAERFARAGHSLYLVGGSVRDALLGRLSNDLDFTTDARPDRVLQIVSDWGDAVWDVGIAFGTVGVTKKGTTLEITTFRADSYDRVGRNPEVTFGDTIEGDLLRRDFTVNAMAIDLVTKTFIDPHDGMDALRLKVLDTPATPQESFADDPLRMLRAARFSSQLGFTAAPRVVEAMTSMASEIERITAERVQAELSKLMLAPDPRPGLELLVDTGLADHVLPELPGMRLAIDEHHQHKDVYQHSLTVLAQAIELETTHEPASEPDLVLRLAALLHDVGKPETRELLPGGGVSFHHHEVVGARMARKRLRALKFSKEIVEQVSQLVFLHLRFHGYANGEWTDSAVRRYVTDAGDLLTRLHKLVRADSTTRNRKKAAALQATYDDLEQRIATLKEQEDLNRVRPDLDGNEIMRLLGLKPGPQVGKAWKFLKELRLDRGPLDHDEAVAELKKWAESEGIAPTE; encoded by the coding sequence GTGAACAACCTGGTCGCCCAGCAGAACGCGGTGACGGAACTGATGCGAGTGTCCCCCCTGGCCGACGAGTTGGCCGAGCGGTTCGCGCGAGCCGGCCACAGTCTCTACCTGGTCGGTGGCAGCGTGCGCGACGCGCTGCTCGGCCGGCTCTCGAACGACCTCGACTTCACCACCGATGCGAGGCCGGACCGTGTGCTGCAGATCGTGAGCGACTGGGGCGACGCCGTGTGGGACGTCGGCATCGCGTTCGGCACGGTCGGGGTCACCAAGAAGGGCACCACGCTCGAGATCACCACGTTCCGCGCCGACAGCTACGACCGTGTCGGGCGCAACCCCGAGGTCACCTTCGGCGACACCATCGAGGGCGACCTGCTGCGCCGCGATTTCACGGTCAACGCGATGGCGATCGACCTGGTCACGAAGACGTTCATCGACCCCCACGACGGCATGGACGCGCTGCGGCTGAAGGTGCTCGACACCCCGGCGACGCCGCAGGAGTCGTTCGCCGACGACCCGCTGCGCATGCTGCGCGCCGCGCGCTTCTCCTCGCAGCTCGGCTTCACCGCCGCGCCGCGCGTGGTCGAGGCGATGACGTCGATGGCGAGCGAGATCGAGCGGATCACGGCCGAGCGCGTGCAGGCGGAGCTGTCGAAGCTCATGCTCGCCCCCGACCCGCGGCCGGGCCTGGAGCTGCTCGTGGACACGGGCCTCGCGGATCACGTGCTGCCCGAGCTGCCCGGCATGCGCCTGGCGATCGACGAGCACCACCAGCACAAGGACGTCTACCAGCACTCGCTGACCGTGCTGGCGCAGGCGATCGAGCTGGAGACCACGCACGAGCCGGCATCGGAGCCCGACCTGGTGCTGCGGCTTGCCGCGCTGCTGCACGACGTCGGCAAGCCGGAGACGCGCGAGTTGCTGCCCGGCGGCGGCGTGAGCTTCCACCACCACGAGGTCGTGGGCGCGCGGATGGCGCGCAAGCGTTTGCGGGCGCTCAAGTTCTCCAAGGAGATCGTGGAGCAGGTCTCGCAGCTCGTGTTCCTCCACCTGCGCTTCCACGGCTACGCCAACGGCGAGTGGACGGATTCGGCCGTGCGCCGCTACGTCACCGACGCCGGTGACCTGCTGACGCGGCTGCACAAGCTCGTGCGCGCCGACTCGACCACGCGCAACCGCAAGAAGGCGGCCGCGCTGCAGGCGACGTACGACGACCTCGAGCAGCGCATCGCGACGTTGAAGGAGCAGGAGGACCTCAACCGGGTCCGCCCCGACCTCGACGGCAACGAGATCATGCGGCTGCTCGGCCTCAAGCCCGGTCCGCAGGTCGGCAAGGCGTGGAAGTTCCTCAAGGAGCTGCGGCTGGACCGCGGTCCGCTGGACCACGACGAGGCCGTGGCCGAGCTCAAGAAGTGGGCCGAGTCGGAGGGCATCGCACCCACGGAGTGA
- a CDS encoding class I SAM-dependent methyltransferase, with protein sequence MILVDALAAYRAGDVSQAIELASRADSPLGAELSAYLATDGSGPVYDQPAAFTAFIRGGGNVGLYSRLSAALAARYAALRPESLLDLGCGDGLAVEPALAQSSFRPGRIDLVEPSAALLAAVDVPGANRFEATAQSFLGANGSTWNLAQSTFAMQSMRPPVRAAVLRELRPRTETLVLAEFDIPVLDEGSPDFLESLVSRYERGVAEYGARASLVAQGFLMPVLLGVAAGAERTNWEQPALAWVAQLEIAGFTDVVVEPLADYWWSPAVLITARGSHAG encoded by the coding sequence GTGATCCTTGTCGACGCGCTTGCCGCTTACCGGGCCGGGGATGTTTCTCAGGCGATCGAGCTTGCCTCGCGGGCTGATTCGCCATTGGGGGCGGAGCTTTCCGCGTACCTCGCGACGGACGGGTCCGGGCCGGTGTACGACCAGCCGGCGGCGTTCACGGCGTTCATCCGTGGTGGCGGGAACGTGGGGTTGTACTCGCGGCTGAGCGCTGCGCTGGCTGCTCGATATGCGGCGCTGCGCCCGGAATCGTTGCTGGACTTGGGTTGCGGCGACGGCCTGGCCGTGGAGCCCGCGCTGGCGCAGTCGTCGTTCCGGCCGGGGCGGATCGACCTGGTGGAGCCGTCGGCGGCGCTACTCGCGGCCGTCGACGTGCCCGGCGCGAACCGCTTCGAGGCGACGGCGCAGAGCTTCCTCGGGGCGAACGGTTCCACGTGGAACCTCGCACAGTCGACGTTCGCCATGCAGTCCATGAGGCCCCCGGTGCGGGCCGCGGTGCTGCGAGAACTGCGGCCGCGCACGGAAACGCTGGTGTTGGCGGAGTTCGACATCCCCGTGCTGGACGAGGGGTCGCCGGACTTTCTGGAGTCGCTGGTGTCGCGATACGAGCGCGGCGTCGCCGAGTACGGTGCCCGGGCTTCTCTTGTCGCGCAAGGATTTCTGATGCCCGTGCTGCTCGGCGTCGCCGCGGGTGCGGAGCGGACGAACTGGGAGCAGCCTGCGTTGGCGTGGGTGGCTCAGCTTGAAATCGCGGGCTTCACCGACGTTGTGGTGGAGCCGCTCGCCGACTACTGGTGGTCCCCCGCCGTGCTGATCACCGCGCGTGGGTCACACGCGGGATAG
- a CDS encoding NUDIX hydrolase: protein MPGSAGRAGAPKPRRRRRRQRGRRLTTVDETSAGGLVIDAGREHAVLIGRLDRHGRLLWSLPKGHIEDGETVEQTAMREVKEETGISAQVLRPLGTIDYWFVAERRRVHKTVHHFLLESTGGELSDEDVEVTEVAWVPLAELETTLAYADERKLVRKAKELFAHDERA from the coding sequence ATGCCTGGATCCGCCGGCCGCGCCGGAGCGCCGAAGCCGCGCAGAAGGCGCAGGCGGCAGCGGGGCAGGCGCCTGACCACGGTCGACGAGACGTCGGCCGGCGGACTGGTCATCGACGCCGGGCGGGAACACGCGGTGCTGATCGGCCGCCTCGACCGGCACGGCAGACTGCTGTGGTCGTTGCCGAAGGGCCACATCGAGGACGGTGAGACGGTGGAGCAGACGGCGATGCGCGAGGTGAAGGAAGAGACGGGCATCTCCGCGCAGGTCCTGCGCCCGCTGGGCACCATCGACTACTGGTTCGTGGCCGAACGACGCCGCGTGCACAAGACCGTGCACCACTTCCTGCTCGAGTCGACGGGTGGCGAGCTCTCCGACGAGGACGTCGAGGTCACCGAGGTCGCGTGGGTGCCGCTGGCCGAGCTGGAGACGACGCTGGCCTACGCGGACGAGCGCAAGCTGGTCCGTAAAGCCAAAGAACTTTTCGCGCACGACGAGCGCGCCTGA